In one Desulforegulaceae bacterium genomic region, the following are encoded:
- a CDS encoding DUF86 domain-containing protein has translation MSNRDISLYIVDIFIAIDKIFRFTCKIKNGAELLVHEMAWDACIRELEIIGEATKILLNSGLLKSEYRRIVDFRNQISHGYFGIDEEIVWDVIAHKLPEYQAELVMVVAKEKISLLDAIEYAKAENEKNVQVLKFLQGLII, from the coding sequence ATGTCTAATCGTGATATAAGTCTCTACATCGTCGATATTTTCATTGCTATCGATAAAATTTTCCGCTTTACATGTAAGATAAAAAATGGAGCTGAACTGCTCGTACATGAAATGGCATGGGATGCGTGCATCAGAGAGCTTGAGATCATCGGCGAAGCCACCAAAATACTCTTAAACAGCGGACTTCTTAAAAGCGAATATCGTCGCATTGTTGACTTTCGCAATCAAATCAGCCATGGCTACTTTGGAATAGATGAAGAGATCGTTTGGGATGTAATCGCACATAAATTACCTGAATATCAAGCAGAATTGGTCATGGTTGTGGCAAAAGAAAAGATTTCTCTTTTAGATGCTATTGAATATGCTAAAGCAGAAAATGAGAAGAATGTACAGGTTTTGAAGTTTTTGCAAGGGCTAATAATTTAG
- a CDS encoding nucleotidyltransferase family protein — protein MTRELILDYLKTHKPFLQEQFNVKKIGLFGSYAKEQQTPQSDIDIIVDMPSSFDNYYALKELLEKELGAKVDLGLEKSIRKLIKEKIAHEVLYV, from the coding sequence ATGACAAGAGAGTTGATTTTGGACTACCTAAAAACACACAAACCCTTTTTGCAAGAACAGTTTAATGTCAAAAAAATAGGACTTTTTGGTAGCTACGCCAAAGAGCAACAAACACCTCAAAGTGACATTGACATCATTGTCGATATGCCCTCAAGTTTTGATAATTATTACGCACTCAAAGAACTCTTAGAAAAAGAGTTAGGTGCTAAAGTTGATTTGGGGCTTGAAAAGTCGATTCGTAAACTCATTAAAGAAAAAATTGCCCACGAAGTGCTTTATGTCTAA